The proteins below are encoded in one region of Hordeum vulgare subsp. vulgare chromosome 3H, MorexV3_pseudomolecules_assembly, whole genome shotgun sequence:
- the LOC123440369 gene encoding E3 ubiquitin ligase PARAQUAT TOLERANCE 3-like → MAVHYKYSSARGTFSLPLAAPSISVGDLRRLIMETGRSGHGRTRGRGPRETITISNGQTLEEYADDNALVLRNSTVVVARRVAGPPADTIVARPYDEPPLCPRSRQVGGDPSSYSAMRSAGTEEDEAKAISAVIDGAEPKWEGSYDHRGAAHNGRAPPAGYVCHRCRVPGHFIQHCPTNGDSRFDFGGTPVVAPRPVDESNDDGFPADLHCKICKEVMADAVVASKCCFGSFCGRCIRAHIVANSKCACGAKASADDLVPNLTVRTTISNILAARASSSSGGAEKQRSSVSSNEVAASTHQTQSPAASQGSSSMSSHASSKKGATLESEHSEYASKSTSAPAAHEPRKKQETTDTAASHVDHQHGFSVPFAPACYDPFFGGMPWSADPSMYYGHAGMPYAYGGGYPMGSHHVNAMGGNMTVPPPTRNDGGPYGYPGRKRTSTDYEDQSFKRRCGGGRSQAALVLT, encoded by the coding sequence ATGGCAGTGCACTACAAGTACAGCAGCGCCCGTGGCACGTTCTCCCTGCCCCTTGCCGCGCcttccatctccgtcggcgacctgAGGCGCCTTATCATGGAGACAGGCCGCTCTGGTCATGGCCGGACACGCGGCCGGGGTCCCAGGGAGACCATAACGATCTCCAACGGGCAGACCCTTGAGGAGTACGCGGACGACAACGCATTGGTCCTGCGTAACtcgacggtggtggtggcgcgcCGAGTGGCTGGGCCTCCGGCCGATACCATCGTGGCTAGGCCATACGACGAACCCCCTCTATGCCCGAGATCGAGGCAAGTCGGCGGTGATCCATCCTCGTACTCGGCCATGAGGTCGGCCGGAACAGAGGAGGACGAGGCTAAGGCTATCAGCGCGGTGATCGACGGCGCGGAACCAAAGTGGGAGGGCTCCTATGATCACCGTGGAGCAGCGCACAACGGGCGGGCGCCGCCGGCCGGGTACGTGTGCCACAGGTGCCGCgtcccgggccacttcatccaacaCTGCCCCACAAACGGCGACTCGAGATTCGACTTTGGAGGGACTCCCGTGGTTGCCCCTCGGCCGGTCGACGAGAGCAACGACGACGGCTTCCCGGCGGATCTCCACTGCAAGATTTGCAAGGAGGTGATGGCCGACGCGGTGGTGGCGAGCAAGTGCTGCTTCGGCAGCTTCTGCGGCCGGTGCATCAGAGCGCACATCGTCGCCAACTCCAAGTGCGCTTGCGGGGCCAAGGCGAGCGCGGACGATCTGGTCCCCAACCTCACGGTGCGCACCACCATCTCCAACATTCTCGCCGCCAGGGCCAGCAGCTCTTCAGGTGGAGCAGAGAAGCAGAGGAGCTCCGTCTCAAGCAACGAGGTCGCGGCGTCCACGCATCAGACTCAAAGTCCGGCAGCATCGCAGGGGAGCAGCAGCATGAGCAGCCACGCGTCTTCCAAGAAGGGCGCCACCTTGGAGTCGGAGCACAGCGAGTACGCAAGCAAATCGACGTCGGCTCCAGCGGCGCACGAGCCAAGGAAGAAGCAGGAGACAACGGACACAGCGGCCAGCCATGTCGATCATCAACACGGCTTCAGCGTTCCCTTCGCCCCGGCGTGCTACgatcctttttttggtgggatgcCGTGGTCGGCTGATCCTTCCATGTACTACGGCCACGCCGGCATGCCCTACGCTTACGGTGGCGGTTATCCGATGGGGTCGCACCATGTCAACGCCATGGGAGGCAAcatgacagtgccaccacctacgCGGAATGACGGCGGGCCGTATGGCTACCCCGGCAGGAAGAGGACGAGCACAGATTATGAGGATCAGAGCTTCAAGAGAAGGTGCGGTGGAGGCAGATCACAGGCCGCGTTAGTTTTGACGTAG